The Dioscorea cayenensis subsp. rotundata cultivar TDr96_F1 chromosome 19, TDr96_F1_v2_PseudoChromosome.rev07_lg8_w22 25.fasta, whole genome shotgun sequence genome includes a window with the following:
- the LOC120250236 gene encoding uncharacterized protein LOC120250236 — protein sequence MAIVALRRVPIRTLRSSSVLHPFSNSIGPPPPQLGELSESTRWISRNGISTMYSGIQGISHGNLLPFTQRHLLPLSPMVGASFSSTAAKDTGPPTELVVELYQKMLKSLEARTMPPNAWLWSLIASCSNREDIKLLFEMLQKLRIFRLSNLRIHDNFNCHLCMRVSEACARASALDYGLKALWKHNVYGLTPTIGSAHYLLSYAKEHNDAKLMVKIMQILQRNSLPLQPGTADIVFSICYKTNKWDLISKYAKKFSKAGVKLHRAAFDIWMEFAAKVGDAQSIWKIDKLRSKSVKQHTLATGFAYAKGFLLEHNPEGAAAVIQLLYQTLPDQKKPSFTDELQKLVNEWPLEVVKRQKKDDRKALEDSLKSDIPAMINSLLTSGLDVPINLEGQKS from the exons atggcGATCGTGGCCCTGCGGAGAGTGCCCATTAGGACACTGAGATCGAGCTCCGTCCTACATCCGTTCTCTAACTCGATCGGCCCCCCTCCTCCGCAGCTCGGCGAGCTCTCGGAATCGACCCGCTGGATTTCCCGGAATGGGATTTCAACCATGTATTCTGGGATCCAAG GAATTAGTCATGGTAATTTGTTACCTTTCACTCAGCGACATCTTCTGCCGTTGTCGCCTATGGTAGGAGCTTCCTTTTCTTCAACAGCGGCGAAAGATACTGGACCTCCCACAG AGCTTGTGGTGGAGCTTTACCAAAAAATGCTTAAATCATTAGAAGCAAGAACGATGCCTCCAAATGCTTGGTTGTGGTCGCTAATCGCAAGTTGTTCAAATAGGGAGGACATTAAATTACTCTTTGAGATGCTTCAAAAGCTCCGAATATTT AGGCTATCTAACCTTCGGATTCATGATAATTTTAACTGCCATCTTTGTATGAGAGTTTCTGAAGCTTGTGCCCGTGCATCCGCCCTTGACTATG GTTTAAAGGCCTTGTGGAAACACAATGTTTACGGGTTAACTCCAACTATTGGTTCTGCTCATTATTTATTG TCATATGCCAAAGAGCACAATGATGCTAAGCTTATGGTAAAGATCATGCAAATATTGCAAAGGAACTCATTACCACTGCAACCTGGCACTGCAGACATTGTCTTCAG CATTTgctacaaaacaaacaaatgggATTTGATATcaaaatatgcaaagaaatTCAGCAAGGCAGGGGTAAAACTTCATAGGGCTGCATTTGATATCTGGATGGAGTTTGCTGCAAAAGTTG GAGATGCTCAGTCTATATGGAAAATTGATAAGCTAAGGTCGAAGTCTGTGAAACAGCATACACTTGCAACTGGTTTTGCATATGCAAAG GGTTTTCTTCTTGAGCATAATCCTGAGGGTGCTGCTGCTGTCATTCAACTTCTCTATCAG ACTCTTCCTGACCAAAAGAAGCCAAGTTTCACTGATGAACTTCAGAAGCTTGTCAATGAATGGCCATTGGAGGTGgtaaaaagacaaaagaaagacGACAGAAAG GCACTAGAAGATTCACTGAAGAGTGATATACCGGCAATGATCAATTCTTTGTTGACTAGTGGGTTAGATGTTCCAATCAACCTGGAAGGTCAGAAAAGTTGA
- the LOC120249790 gene encoding DAZ-associated protein 1 has translation MATKLVVLGIPWDVDTDGLKQYMSKFGELEDCIVMKERSTGRSRGFGYVTFVSAENAKTALESEHILGNRTLEVKIATPKEEMRQPPKKATRIFVARIPHSVTESMFREYFESYGEITDLYMPKDQGSKAHRGIGFITFASADSVDTLMAENHELGGSAVVIDRATPKEEDTRYPSRVTQGGYGAYNAYISAATRYAALGAPTLYDHPGSAYGRGFFGPSRGMGKKIFVGRLPQEAGGDDLCQYFGRFGRILDVYVPKDPKRTGHRGFGFVTFAEDGVADRVSRRTHEILGQEVAIDSATPLDDSGPDGHYMDVADAYGGYGGPVRSYGRMFGSMDFENYGYGASTSRPSTRTEWRYRPY, from the exons ATGGCGACGAAGCTCGTG GTTCTTGGAATCCCGTGGGATGTAGATACCGATGGGCTGAAGCAGTACATGAGCAAGTTCGGTGAGCTGGAGGATTGCATTGTTATGAAG GAGCGGTCAACTGGTCGATCTCGTGGATTTGGCTATGTAACCTTCGTGTCCGCAGAAAATGCAAAG ACTGCCTTGGAAAGTGAACATATTCTTGGAAACAGAACCCTTGAAGTAAAAATAGCTACACCAAAG GAAGAAATGAGACAACCACCAAAAAAGGCTACACGTATTTTTGTAGCAAGAATCCCTCATTCTGTTACAGAGTCGATGTTTCGAGA ataTTTTGAATCCTATGGAGAGATTACAGACCTATACATGCCAAAG GATCAAGGTTCAAAGGCACATCGTGGGATTGGTTTTATCACTTTTGCTAGTGCAG ATTCTGTGGATACTTTGATGGCAGAGAATCATGAATTAGGCGGATCTGCTGTTGTAATTGACCGTGCAACACCAAAG GAGGAAGATACAAGATATCCAAGCAGAGTCACACAGGGTGGATATGGTGCTTACAATGCTTACATTAGTGCAGCAACCCGATATGCAGCACTAGGTGCTCCTACACTTTATGATCACCCTGGGTCTGCATATGGAA GAGGGTTTTTTGGACCTTCTCGTGGAATGGGTAAAAAGATTTTTGTGGGCAGGCTTCCCCAGGAAGCAGGTGGTGATGATCTGTGCCAGTATTTCGGCAGATTTGGCCGTATTTTAGATGTGTATGTTCCGAAG GATCCCAAAAGGACTGGACATAGGGGATTTGGTTTTGTCACTTTTGCTGAGGATGGTGTCGCAGATCGTGTATCACGAAGGACTCATGAAATTCTAGGACAGGAG GTGGCAATAGACTCTGCGACACCGCTTGATGATTCTGGTCCTGATGGTCATTACATGGATGTTGCTGATGCATATGGGGGTTATGGCGGTCCTGTCCGTTCTTATGGCAGGATGTTCGGAAGCATGGATTTTGAAAAT TATGGTTATGGTGCAAGCACAAGCAGGCCGTCGACAAGAACAGAGTGGAGGTACAGGCCTTATTAG
- the LOC120249871 gene encoding protein DJ-1 homolog C isoform X2 yields the protein MAAMALRPCPVLPARLRTRTPAPLCAVAKQKGATLAPVSIPSSSALPKKKVLVPVGLGSEEMEAVILVDVLRRAGADVVMASVEPELEIMASSGTRLVADTLISDCADEVFDLVALPGGMPGSARLRDSEILRQITVKQAEKKRLYGAICAAPAVALGPWGLLKRKHVTGHPAFKDKLPTFRSVDSNIQVSGELTTSRGPGTAFEFALSFVQQLFGDNVAAELMKNDGGHHKKKEFNQIDWSFDQIPHVLIPIANGSEEMEVVMLVDILRRAKVYVVIASIEKSKQIVASQSTKIVADKSIADASGTTYDLIILPGGVTGSERLQKSRILKKLLKEQKLAGRIYGGICSSPFVLQKQGLLKDKIATAHPTTISKLTGQVDDETDVIIDGNLITGRGLVTVIDFALAIINKLFGLSRTRSVAEGLVFDYPKN from the exons ATGGCCGCCATGGCGCTCCGGCCTTGCCCCGTTCTCCCTGCGCGGCTGCGCACCCGAACTCCAGCTCCCTTGTGCGCGGTGGCGAAGCAAAAGGGCGCCACTCTTGCGCCTGTCTCCATCCCATCATCCTCCGCTCTTCCGAAGAAGAAG gttTTGGTGCCTGTAGGACTGGGGAGTGAGGAGATGGAGGCGGTTATTCTGGTTGACGTCCTCCGCCGTGCCGGTGCTGATGTTGTCATGGCCTCCGTCGAGCCTGAGCTCGAGATTATGGCCTCTTCTGGAACCAGGCTAGTAGCGGATACTCTCATTTCGGATTGTGCCGATGAGGTGTTCGATCTTGTGGCTCTTCCG GGAGGAATGCCAGGCTCTGCACGATTAAGGGATAGTGAAATTCTTCGACAGATCACAGTTAAACAAGCTGAGAAAAAAAGATTATATGGTGCCATATGTGCTGCTCCTGCTGTTGCTCTTGGACCTTGGGGTCTTCTCAAGAGAAAGCAT GTAACTGGTCATCCTGCCTTCAAGGACAAGCTTCCAACTTTTCGCTCAGTTGATTCAAACATCCAAGTATCTGGAGAGCTAACAACAAGCCGTGGTCCTGGGACTGCCTTTGAATTTGCTTTGTCATTTGTTCAACAATTGTTTGGTGATAATGTGGCAGCAGAG CTCATGAAAAATGATGGTGGCCACCATAAGAAGAAAGAATTCAATCAAATCGATTGGTCTTTTGATCAGATCCCTCAT GTTCTTATTCCAATTGCAAATGGCTCAGAAGAGATGGAAGTAGTAATGTTGGTTGACATACTAAGGCGGGCTAAGGTGTATGTTGTAATTGCTTCCATTGAGAAGTCTAAACAAATTGTAGCATCTCAAAGTACAAAGATTGTCGCAGACAAGTCTATAGCTGATGCTTCTGGCACAACTTATGATCTGATTATTCTTCCG GGAGGAGTTACTGGTTCTGAGAGACTTCAGAAGTCCAGAATCCTAAAGAAGTTGCTAAAAGAACAAAAGCTAGCAGGAAGGATATATGGCGGGATTTGTTCATCCCCTTTTGTCCTGCAAAAGCAAGGTCTTCTTAAG GATAAAATAGCCACCGCACATCCTACCACCATTTCCAAGCTCACTGGCCAAGTTGATGATGAAACTGATGTCATCATCGACGGGAATCTCATTACCGGCAGAGGCCTTGTAACCGTGATTGACTTTGCACTGGCTATCATCAACAAGTTATTCGGCCTTTCTCGTACCAGAAGTGTGGCAGAAGGACTTGTTTTTGATTACCCGAAAAACTAG
- the LOC120250110 gene encoding methylcrotonoyl-CoA carboxylase beta chain, mitochondrial, with protein sequence MLRALSRRSWSFPTSSHTHTHQRLMAFAAGALPDGVDRSSDSFTRNSAAVKQLISDLQSRIRKVLSGGGVEAVKRNRSRNKLLPRERIDRMIDPGSSFLELSQLAGHDLYEDSLPSGGIITGIGPVHGRLCMFVANDPTVKGGTYYPITVKKHLRAQEIASQCSLPCVYLVDSGGANLPRQAEVFPDRDNFGRIFYNQAKMSADGIPQIALVLGSCTAGGAYIPAMADESVIVKGNGTIFLAGPPLVKAATGETVSAEDLGGASLHCKVSGVADHFADDELHGLEIGRNVIKNLYMAGKGINSPPSDISDYKEPLHDVEELRSIAPTDQKQPLDIRSVIARIVDGSEFDEFKKLYGTTLVTGFARIFGQPVGIIGNNGILFTESALKGSHFIELCAQRNIPLIFLQNITGFMVGSRSEANGIAKAGAKMVMAVSCAKIPKITIIVGGSFGAGNYGMCGRAYSPNFLFMWPTAKISVMGGNQAAGVLAQIERSNKKRQGIEWSEEDEEQFKARVVEAYEKEASPYYSTARLWDDGIIDPADTRKVLGLCLSASIKNTPEATKFGVFRM encoded by the exons ATGCTCAGAGCTCTCTCCAGACGATCATGGAGCTTCCCAACCTCCTCGCACACCCACACCCACCAGCGTCTCATGGCCTTCGCTGCCGGAGCGCTTCCCGACGGCGTTGATCGGAGTTCGGACTCATTCACTCGCAACTCCGCCGCTGTGAAACAGCTCATCTCTGATCTCCAATCCCGCATTCGAAAG GTTCTTAGTGGAGGAGGGGTGGAGGCTGTGAAGCGGAACAGGAGCCGGAACAAGCTCCTGCCGAGGGAACGGATCGATCGCATGATTGATCCTGGATCATCTTTCCTTGAGTTATCTCAG CTTGCAGGACATGACCTTTATGAGGACTCGTTACCATCTGGTGGAATTATCACTGGAATTGGACCGGTTCATGGACGTTTGTGCATGTTTGTTGCTAATGACCCTACTGTGAAGGGAGGTACATACTATCCTATTACTGTCAAGAAGCATCTTAGGGCTCAAGAAATTGCCTCACAGTGCAGCTTGCCATGTGTATATCTTGTTGATAGTGGAGGTGCTAATCTTCCAAGACAAGCTGAAGTCTTTCCTGATCGAGATAATTTTGGAAGAATCTTTTACAACCAAGCAAAAATGTCTGCCGATGGTATCCCTCAGATAGCTCTAGTTTTGGGTTCTTGCACTGCCGGGGGTGCTTATATACCAGCTATGGCTGATGAAAGTGTAATAGTGAAAGGGAATGGTACAATTTTTTTAGCTGGTCCTCCACTTGTGAAG GCTGCTACAGGAGAAACAGTTTCTGCTGAAGATTTAGGGGGCGCATCATTGCATTGTAAAGTATCAGGAGTTGCAGATCACTTTGCAGATG ATGAACTTCATGGTCTGGAGATTGGGAGAAATGTTATCAAGAACTTGTACATGGCTGGCAAAGGGATAAATAGTCCTCCAAGTGATATTTCTGATTACAAAGAGCCATTACATGATGTGGAGGAACTACGTTCCATTGCACCAACTGATCAGAAGCAGCCCCTTGATATTCGATCAGTTATTGCTCGGATTGTAGATGGCAGTGAATTTGACGAGTTCAAAAAATTATATGGCACT ACACTGGTAACAGGTTTTGCAAGAATCTTTGGACAGCCTGTTGGAATAATAGGAAACAATGGCATATTATTTACTGAATCTGCTCTAAAAGGCTCTCACTTCATTGAGTTATGTGCACAACGTAATATACCTTtgatatttcttcaaaatataACTGGGTTTATG GTTGGGTCAAGATCTGAGGCAAATGGTATTGCCAAAGCTGGAGCTAAAATGGTCATGGCGGTTTCCTGTGCCAag ATtccaaaaataacaataattgtcGGTGGAAGTTTTGGTGCTGGGAACTATGGGATGTGTGGTCGTGCATATAGTCCTAACTTTTTGTTCATGTGGCCTACTGCCAAAATTTCTGTCATGGGTGGTAATCAG GCAGCTGGTGTCCTGGCCCAGATAGAAAGGAGCAACAAGAAGAGGCAAGGAATTGAG TGGAGTGAAGAAGACGAAGAACAATTCAAAGCCCGGGTTGTGGAAGCATACGAAAAAGAAGCGAGCCCATATTATTCTACAGCAAGGCTCTGGGACGACGGCATCATAGACCCCGCAGACACTAGAAAAGTACTGGGTTTGTGCTTATCAGCCTCCATCAAAAACACTCCAGAGGCTacaaaatttggtgttttcagAATGTGA
- the LOC120249869 gene encoding LOW QUALITY PROTEIN: pentatricopeptide repeat-containing protein At4g33990 (The sequence of the model RefSeq protein was modified relative to this genomic sequence to represent the inferred CDS: deleted 1 base in 1 codon), with product MDLSQLRACTSTRRLRSIHAILISSGRIRDVFFPTTLVSLYSRLGDLRSAALSFAHTPNKNIFSFNSIIATYIHHGLPFDAGRCFRSLLLAGPRVRPDEFTFPVALKASLDLSYGKAMHSLVRKLGLGWNVFVSSSLMHMYSRFGAVRDAEKVFVEMPERDSGAWNAMVSGFCQNGMAADAVRVFSAMVAEGVRVDRVTFASVLPVCAPLDDLLLGLAIHVFAIKQGLDVELFVSNALIDMYAKMGCIEGAQQKFDDMLDRDLVSWNSIISAYEQAGKPHTALELHSEMQKSGVQPDVLTLVSLASAVAQQGNVLSGRSVHAYITRRGWDTDDIIAGNAIVDMYAKLGVVELAQRMFDKMPVRDVITWNTLLTGYSQNGLADEAIDVYETMEQSEGIRPIQGTLVSVLPAYSHLGALQKGMRIHAQAMQIGLHSDVYVGTCLIDMYAKCGRLNEAVALFEKEIPRASSGPWNAIIAGYGIHGHGKQALRIFSQMEQEMVKPDNVTFVSLLSACSHAGLVDGGQRCFHVMQTKYGIRPVVKHYACMVDLLGRAGDLDAAYGLIRTMPIEPDSAVWGALLGACRVHGNVELGALASEFLFEIDPENVGYYVLLSNMYAKTGDWDGVNDVRSLAKRRHLQKTPGWSSIEVNNKVNVFFTGNQSHPQYENICKEAVILLAKMKSLGYVPDYSFVLQDVEEDEKEHILSNHSERLAITFGLMNTAPKTSIKIFKNLRVCGDCHNATKFISRITEREITVRDSNRFHHFRDGICSCGDYW from the exons ATGGACTTGAGCCAGCTCCGCGCGTGCACATCCACCCGGCGCCTCCGCAGCATCCACGCGATTCTGATCAGCTCCGGCCGCATCCGTGACGTCTTCTTCCCGACGACCCTTGTCAGCCTCTATTCCCGCCTCGGAGACCTCCGCTCCGCCGCCCTGTCCTTCGCTCACACTCCCAATAAGAACATCTTCTCCTTCAACTCCATCATCGCCACCTACATCCACCATGGCCTTCCTTTCGATGCCGGTCGCTGCTTCAGAAGTCTCCTCCTCGCCGGCCCCAGAGTCAGGCCAGATGAGTTCACCTTCCCTGTTGCTTTGAAAGCTTCACTGGACTTGAGCTATGGCAAGGCGATGCACTCGTTGGTGCGGAAGCTGGGTTTGGGATGGAATGTCTTCGTTTCATCCAGCTTGATGCACATGTATTCGAGATTTGGAGCTGTTAGGGATGCGGAGAAGGTGTTTGTGGAAATGCCTGAGAGGGATTCTGGAGCATGGAATGCAATGGTATCCGGGTTCTGTCAGAACGGAATGGCTGCTGATGCGGTGAGGGTTTTCTCGGCAATGGTTGCTGAGGGAGTGAGGGTTGATAGAGTGACTTTTGCTAGTGTCCTGCCAGTTTGTGCTCCATTGGATGATCTCTTGCTGGGTTTGGCAATCCATGTGTTTGCAATCAAGCAGGGGTTGGATGTGGAGCTATTTGTTTCGAATGCTTTGATTGATATGTATGCGAAGATGGGTTGCATCGAGGGTGCACAGCAGAAGTTTGATGATATGCTTGATAGAGATTTGGTTAGTTGGAATTCTATAATTAGTGCTTACGAGCAGGCTGGTAAACCACATACTGCTCTTGAGCTTCATAGTGAGATGCAGAAAAGTGGTGTTCAGCCGGACGTGCTGACTTTAGTGAGCCTGGCGTCTGCTGTGGCTCAA CAGGGAAATGTCCTGAGTGGTCGATCAGTGCATGCTTATATTACCAGGAGAGGTTGGGACACAGACGATATAATTGCTGGAAATGCCATTGTTGATATGTATGCGAAACTGGGCGTGGTGGAGTTAGCTCAGAGAATGTTTGACAAAATGCCTGTAAGAGATGTAATCACCTGGAATACTCTTCTCACTGGCTATTCTCAGAATGGACTTGCCGATGAGGCAATTGATGTATATGAAACCATGGAGCAAAGTGAAGGGATTAGACCGATTCAGGGCACACTGGTCAGTGTATTGCCAGCGTACTCACACCTTGGCGCCCTGCAGAAAGGGATGAGAATCCATGCGCAGGCCATGCAGATTGGATTGCATTCAGATGTTTACGTCGGCACTTGCCTGATAGACATGTACGCGAAATGTGGGAGACTAAATGAAGCGGTAGctttatttgaaaaagaaatacCACGGGCGAGCTCAGGGCCATGGAATGCAATCATTGCAGGTTACGGTATCCATGGGCATGGCAAGCAGGCGCTGAGGATATTCTCACAAATGGAACAAGAAATGGTGAAACCAGACAATGTCACCTTTGTCTCGTTGTTATCAGCATGCAGCCATGCAGGGTTAGTTGATGGTGGCCAGAGATGCTTCCACGTGATGCAGACCAAGTATGGGATCAGGCCTGTTGTGAAACACTACGCGTGCATGGTGGACTTACTTGGGCGGGCTGGGGACTTGGATGCTGCCTATGGGTTGATTAGAACAATGCCCATTGAGCCTGACAGTGCTGTCTGGGGTGCTCTTCTTGGTGCTTGTAGGGTGCATGGCAATGTTGAGCTTGGTGCATTGGCTTCTGAATTCCTTTTTGAAATTGATCCGGAGAATGTTGGCTACTATGTTCTCCTGTCAAACATGTATGCAAAAACCGGGGACTGGGATGGAGTCAATGACGTTCGGTCTTTGGCAAAACGGCGGCACTTGCAGAAGACACCAGGATGGAGTTCCATTGAAGTGAACAACAAAGTGAATGTGTTCTTCACAGGGAATCAATCTCATCCCCAGTATGAGAACATTTGTAAGGAGGCGGTGATCCTGTTGGCTAAAATGAAGAGCCTGGGCTATGTTCCTGATTACAGCTTTGTGCTGCAAGATGTCGAAGAGGATGAGAAGGAGCACATACTGTCAAACCATAGCGAGAGGTTGGCCATTACTTTTGGTCTCATGAACACAGCGCCGAAGACTTCAATTAAGATCTTTAAGAATTTAAGGGTTTGTGGAGATTGTCACAATGCTACAAAGTTCATATCAAGGATTACAGAGAGGGAGATAACAGTGAGAGACTCAAATCGGTTTCATCACTTCAGAGACGGGATTTGTTCTTGTGGAGATTATTGGTAA
- the LOC120249872 gene encoding NADPH oxidase activator-like, protein MTDVDRRPTAGLSPSHAAGLRRLSTRAASVSSSSSSSTSSSSSAPSIAGDSLLSAVHSSGLPLLPALTSSELALAEAILGLPLPPDLRSLLSLTLPFPLWRPLPRLLSALRLPLAATSLHLSRLPSNPLLSPPPLSSPSFPASTSLPSLPSPATPSSSSTIARSPSSPSISPTSSTASNPPPFPLSSRRSPRWIEFWSDAAAADRRRRSSSASPDEFLEIRPSKLPNWVGNYLCRIGSVLRDGGWEESDVSEMVHVADGSIVDGYDEKVALEKLVLKADRCSDSLRRAGWDSDEVSDALGFDYNPPSVRRRSVNLPPGLAAKIGKLAEAVSRS, encoded by the coding sequence ATGACCGACGTGGATCGCCGCCCCACCGCCGGCCTCTCCCCTTCCCACGCCGCCGGTCTCCGCCGTCTCTCCACCCGCGCCGCTTCcgtctcctcctcctcctcctcctcaacctcatcatcctcatccgcACCTTCGATCGCCGGCGACTCCCTTCTTTCCGCCGTCCACTCCTCTGGCCTCCCTCTCCTCCCAGCCCTAACCTCATCGGAGCTCGCCCTCGCCGAAGCCATTCTTGGTCTACCTCTCCCTCCCGATCTCCGATCCCTCCTCTCCCTCACCCTTCCTTTCCCTCTCTGGCGTCCTCTCCCCCGTCTTCTCTCCGCCCTCCGTCTCCCCCTCGCCGCCACCTCCCTCCATCTCTCCCGCCTCCCTTCCAACCCTCTTCTCTCCCCTCCTCCCCTCTCATCCCCCTCCTTCCCCGCTTCTACCTCCCTGCCCTCCCTTCCCTCGCCGGCAACCCCGTCTTCCTCATCGACGATCGCAAGATCTCCCTCTTCGCCCTCGATCTCCCCGACTTCTTCCACCGCCTCCAATCCCCCACCGTTCCCCCTCTCCTCCCGCCGCTCCCCCCGCTGGATCGAGTTCTGGAGCGACGCTGCCGCCGCCGATCGCCGTCGCCGCAGCAGCTCCGCCTCCCCCGACGAGTTCCTCGAGATCCGACCCTCTAAGCTCCCCAACTGGGTCGGCAACTACTTGTGCCGGATCGGCTCCGTCCTCCGCGACGGTGGCTGGGAAGAATCCGACGTCTCCGAGATGGTCCACGTCGCTGACGGTTCCATCGTCGACGGGTACGATGAAAAGGTAGCCTTAGAGAAGCTGGTCTTGAAAGCCGATCGCTGCTCTGACTCACTCCGTCGCGCCGGCTGGGATTCCGATGAGGTCTCCGATGCTCTCGGCTTCGATTACAACCCTCCTAGTGTCCGAAGACGCTCGGTGAACTTACCGCCTGGTCTCGCCGCCAAGATTGGGAAACTCGCCGAAGCCGTTTCCCGCTCCtaa
- the LOC120249871 gene encoding protein DJ-1 homolog C isoform X1, producing the protein MAAMALRPCPVLPARLRTRTPAPLCAVAKQKGATLAPVSIPSSSALPKKKVLVPVGLGSEEMEAVILVDVLRRAGADVVMASVEPELEIMASSGTRLVADTLISDCADEVFDLVALPGGMPGSARLRDSEILRQITVKQAEKKRLYGAICAAPAVALGPWGLLKRKHVTGHPAFKDKLPTFRSVDSNIQVSGELTTSRGPGTAFEFALSFVQQLFGDNVAAEVGGILLMKNDGGHHKKKEFNQIDWSFDQIPHVLIPIANGSEEMEVVMLVDILRRAKVYVVIASIEKSKQIVASQSTKIVADKSIADASGTTYDLIILPGGVTGSERLQKSRILKKLLKEQKLAGRIYGGICSSPFVLQKQGLLKDKIATAHPTTISKLTGQVDDETDVIIDGNLITGRGLVTVIDFALAIINKLFGLSRTRSVAEGLVFDYPKN; encoded by the exons ATGGCCGCCATGGCGCTCCGGCCTTGCCCCGTTCTCCCTGCGCGGCTGCGCACCCGAACTCCAGCTCCCTTGTGCGCGGTGGCGAAGCAAAAGGGCGCCACTCTTGCGCCTGTCTCCATCCCATCATCCTCCGCTCTTCCGAAGAAGAAG gttTTGGTGCCTGTAGGACTGGGGAGTGAGGAGATGGAGGCGGTTATTCTGGTTGACGTCCTCCGCCGTGCCGGTGCTGATGTTGTCATGGCCTCCGTCGAGCCTGAGCTCGAGATTATGGCCTCTTCTGGAACCAGGCTAGTAGCGGATACTCTCATTTCGGATTGTGCCGATGAGGTGTTCGATCTTGTGGCTCTTCCG GGAGGAATGCCAGGCTCTGCACGATTAAGGGATAGTGAAATTCTTCGACAGATCACAGTTAAACAAGCTGAGAAAAAAAGATTATATGGTGCCATATGTGCTGCTCCTGCTGTTGCTCTTGGACCTTGGGGTCTTCTCAAGAGAAAGCAT GTAACTGGTCATCCTGCCTTCAAGGACAAGCTTCCAACTTTTCGCTCAGTTGATTCAAACATCCAAGTATCTGGAGAGCTAACAACAAGCCGTGGTCCTGGGACTGCCTTTGAATTTGCTTTGTCATTTGTTCAACAATTGTTTGGTGATAATGTGGCAGCAGAGGTTGGAGGAATTCTG CTCATGAAAAATGATGGTGGCCACCATAAGAAGAAAGAATTCAATCAAATCGATTGGTCTTTTGATCAGATCCCTCAT GTTCTTATTCCAATTGCAAATGGCTCAGAAGAGATGGAAGTAGTAATGTTGGTTGACATACTAAGGCGGGCTAAGGTGTATGTTGTAATTGCTTCCATTGAGAAGTCTAAACAAATTGTAGCATCTCAAAGTACAAAGATTGTCGCAGACAAGTCTATAGCTGATGCTTCTGGCACAACTTATGATCTGATTATTCTTCCG GGAGGAGTTACTGGTTCTGAGAGACTTCAGAAGTCCAGAATCCTAAAGAAGTTGCTAAAAGAACAAAAGCTAGCAGGAAGGATATATGGCGGGATTTGTTCATCCCCTTTTGTCCTGCAAAAGCAAGGTCTTCTTAAG GATAAAATAGCCACCGCACATCCTACCACCATTTCCAAGCTCACTGGCCAAGTTGATGATGAAACTGATGTCATCATCGACGGGAATCTCATTACCGGCAGAGGCCTTGTAACCGTGATTGACTTTGCACTGGCTATCATCAACAAGTTATTCGGCCTTTCTCGTACCAGAAGTGTGGCAGAAGGACTTGTTTTTGATTACCCGAAAAACTAG